The Gadus macrocephalus chromosome 20, ASM3116895v1 genome includes a region encoding these proteins:
- the evx2 gene encoding homeobox even-skipped homolog protein 2 — translation MMERIRKEMILMERGLHSPIAGKRLSDAAGNSVLEALENSQHGGRLSPRITSASLHGSHSDVPSKGSKFEIDSLFGPHHNNENSSSADITSSENRKKMSLYPEVSQDSDINSDVEVGCPSHRSPSQHKENNKGFSDSNSGTSSSNSMSNLNGNSMGGSNSSNADQVRRYRTAFTREQIGRLEKEFYRENYVSRPRRCELAAALNLPETTIKVWFQNRRMKDKRQRLAMSWPHPADPSFYTYMMTHAAATGSLPYPFHSHMPLHYYPHVGVTAAAAAAAATGAASSPFGTSIRPLDTFRALSHPYSRPELLCGFRHPGLYQSPAGLNSSAAAAAAAAAAAAVCVPSASGPCSCLSCHSSQAASALGSRSTSADFTCTASGQRSESGFLPYSAAVLSKTSVPSPDPREESSLNR, via the exons ATGATGGAGAGGATAAGAAAAGAGATGATCCTGATGGAGAGGGGTCTGCACAGTCCCATCGCAGGGAAAAGACTCTCAGACGCGGCGGGCAACTCGGTGCTCGAGGCCCTGGAAAACTCCCAGCACGGAGGACGTCTGAGCCCGCGCATCACCTCCGCCTCGCTCCATGGAAGCCACTCGGACGTTCCCAGCAAAGGCAGCAAGTTCGAGATCGACAGTCTGTTCGGGCCGCACCACAACAACGAGAACAGCTCCTCGGCGGACATTACATCCTCGGAGAACAGAAAGAAAATGAGTTTGTACCCGGAAGTCTCGCAGGATTCCGATATTAACAGCGATGTGGAGGTGGGGTGCCCCTCGCATCGCTCCCCGAGCCAGCACAAGGAGAACAATAAAG GCTTTTCCGACAGTAATTCTGGAACCTCCAGCTCCAACTCTATGTCCAACCTCAACGGGAACTCAATGGGAGGATCCAACAGTTCTAACGCCGACCAGGTCAGACGGTACCGGACTGCTTTCACCAGGGAACAGATCGGAAGACTGGAAAAAGAGTTTTATCGGGAAAATTACGTTTCGAGACCAAGAAGATGTGAATTGGCCGCAGCGCTAAATCTGCCAGAAACTACAATTAAG GTGTGGTTCCAGAACCGGCGCATGAAGGATAAGCGGCAGCGCCTGGCGATGTCCTGGCCCCATCCGGCCGACCCCAGCTTCTACACCTACATGATGACGCACGCGGCAGCTACCGGAAGTTTACCGTACCCTTTCCATTCCCACATGCCTCTACATTACTACCCGCATGTCGGTGTCACAGCGGCAGCAGCTGCCGCGGCCGCGACAGGTGCCGCCTCGTCACCTTTCGGCACTTCCATCCGCCCTCTCGATACTTTCCGCGCTCTTTCCCATCCCTACTCGCGCCCCGAGCTCCTGTGCGGCTTCAGACACCCCGGACTTTACCAGTCGCCCGCAGGCCTGAACAGTTCCGCCGCAGCAGCGGCAgccgcggcggcggcagcagcggtgTGCGTGCCGTCGGCATCGGGGCCTTGCTCGTGTCTCAGTTGCCATAGCAGCCAGGCGGCGAGCGCGCTGGGCTCCAGGAGTACCAGCGCGGACTTTACCTGCACAGCGTCCGGCCAGAGGTCCGAGAGTGGATTCTTGCCCTACTCCGCCGCGGTGCTCAGCAAGACGTCGGTGCCCTCGCCGGATCCACGAGAAGAGTCTTCCCTGAATAGATAA
- the lnpa gene encoding endoplasmic reticulum junction formation protein lunapark-A, with protein MGAVVSRWKSKPSTVDVLEGIDKDIHKLEEHGEQYHKQLKVWVGRLLMYSCLLYLITCAVVYLWYLPEQTIGRVILALPFVVFPLLVWLLRKMLIALCAWRTRRNDEKLEELKVQKRKILEDVMETETYKNAKLILERFDPDSKKIELNSSFNSMQMTPKPGQDLRQRHVAPPTITTTTAAGGASPANAAARPPLGLGPAYAGRSLHGAPGGPPERTLSAAAAQQSLMRRPLTPGTPAPGVGMHPPGPPLARPVLPRDRGTMDRVIEYLVGYGPQNRYALICQQCLSHNGMALKEEFEYVAFRCAYCFVLNPARKARPQAPRLPETTAIEPNMASEAAAPSSLPGANVDDGRCVVAKTKLEFPGEVKAEEEEEVKASVGEVSTGSDDLEAMPEEEEEGEKEKEELPSEKSDEEQNVSAMEVE; from the exons ATGGGGGCAGTGGTCTCTCGGTGGAAG AGCAAACCTTCGACTGTGGACGTTTTGGAAGGCATCGATAAG GATATTCACAAATTGGAAGAACATGGTGAACAGTACCATAAGCAGCTGAAAGTCTGGGTGGGACGCCTGCTGATGTACTCGTGTCTGCTCTACCTCATCACATGTGCTGTCGTGTATTTGTGGTACCTTCCGGAGCAAACCATAGGGCGGGTGATACTGGCCCTGCCCTTTGTCGTATTCCCGTTATT AGTGTGGCTGCTCCGAAAGATGCTAATAGCTCTCTGTGCGTGGAGAACAAGGCGAAACG ATGAAAAATTAGAGGAACTGAAAGTGCAAAAAAGGAAAATA CTGGAAGACGTTATGGAGACCGAGACCTACAAGAATGCTAAACTTATTCTGGAGAGATTTGATCCGGACTCCAAGAAAATA GAGCTGAATTCCTCCTTCAATTCCATGCAGATGACTCCAAAACCCGGACAAG ATCTCCGCCAGCGCCACGTGGCCCcgcccaccatcaccaccaccaccgcagcgGGGGGGGCGAGCCCGGCCAACGCCGCCGCCCGGCCCCCACTGGGCCTGGGGCCCGCCTACGCCGGCCGGTCCCTCCACGGGGCTCCGGGCGGGCCCCCAGAGAGGACCCTGTCGGCGGCAGCCGCTCAGCAGAGCCTGATGAGGAGGCCCCTGACCCCTGGCACACCTGCTCCGGGAGTGG GCATGCATCCCCCCGGGCCGCCCCTGGCCAGACCGGTGCTCCCCCGGGACCGGGGAACCATGGACAGGGTCATCGAGTACCTTGTTGGATACGGACCGCAAAACAG ATATGCGCTCATATGCCAGCAGTGCCTGTCCCATAACGGCATGGCATTAAAGGAGGAATTTGAATATGTTG CCTTCCGCTGTGCCTACTGCTTCGTCCTGAACCCGGCGAGGAAGGCCAGACCGCAGGCGCCGAGGCTTCCAGAGACGACTGCTATCGAGCCCAACATGGCGTCCGAGGCGGCGGCGCCGTCCTCCCTCCCCGGTGCCAACGTGGACGACGGGCGGTGCGTTGTGG CGAAGACCAAGCTGGAGTTCCCCGGCGAGGtgaaggcagaggaggaggaggaggtgaaagcCTCCGTCGGGGAGGTCAGCACAGGGTCAGACGACCTGGAGGCAatgcctgaggaggaggaggagggggagaaggagaaagaggagcTCCCCTCAGAGAAGTCAGACGAGGAGCAGAACGTGTCCGCCATGGAGGTGGAGTAG